The following are from one region of the Staphylococcus argenteus genome:
- the mfd gene encoding transcription-repair coupling factor: MTILTTFIQENNHFQELNQVFGRENTLVTGLSPSAKVAMIAEKYTQSNQQLLLITNNLYQADKLETDLLQFVDAEELYKYPVQDIMTEEFSTQSPQLMSERIRTLTALAQGKKGLFIVPLNGLKKWLTPVEMWQSHQMTLRVGDDIDVDQLLNKLVNMGYKRESVVSHIGEFSLRGGIIDIFPLIGQPVRIELFDTEIDSIRDFDVETQRSKDNTEEVDITTASDYIITDEVINHLKAELKAAYENTRPKIDKSVRNDLKETYESFKLFESTYFDHQILRRLVAFMYDKPSTIIDYFQKDAIVAIDEFNRIKETEESLTTESDAFISNIIESGNGFIGQSFIKYDDFETLIEGYPATYFSLFATTMPIKLSHIIKFSCKPVQQFYGQYDIMRSEFQRYVNQNYRIVVLVETETKVERMQAMLSEMHIPSVTNMHSSMLAGQAVIIEGSLSEGFELPDMGLVVITERELFKSKQKKQRKRTKAISNAEKIKSYQDLNVGDYIVHVHHGVGRYLGVETLEVGQTHRDYIKLQYKGTDQLFVPVDQMDQVQKYVASEDKTPKLNKLGGSEWKKTKAKVQQSVEDIAEELIDLYKEREMAEGYQFGPDTAEQTTFELDFPYELTPDQAKSIDEIKEDMQKSRPMDRLLCGDVGYGKTEVAVRAAFKAVMEGKQVAFLVPTTILAQQHYETLIERMQDFPVEIQLMSRFRTPKEIKQTKEGLKTGFVDIVVGTHKLLSKDIQYKDLGLLIVDEEQRFGVRHKERIKTLKHNVDVLTLTATPIPRTLHMSMLGVRDLSVIETPPENRFPVQTYVLEQNMSFIKEALERELSRGGQVFYLYNKVQSIYEKREQLQMLMPDANIAVAHGQMTERDLEETMLSFINNEYDILVTTTIIETGVDVPNANTLIIEDADRFGLSQLYQLRGRVGRSSRIGYAYFLHPANKVLTETAEDRLQAIKEFTELGSGFKIAMRDLNIRGAGNLLGKQQHGFIDTVGFDLYSQMLEEAVNEKRGIKEPEPDVPEVEVDLNLDAYLPTEYITNEQAKIEIYKKLRKTETHEQIMDIKDELIDRFNDYPVEVERLLDIVEIKVHALHAGITLIKDKGKTIDIHLSVKATENIDGEVLFKATQPLGRTMKVGVQNNEMTITLTKQNQWLDSLKFLVRCIEESMRISDEA, encoded by the coding sequence ATGACAATATTAACAACGTTTATTCAAGAAAATAATCATTTTCAAGAACTTAATCAGGTATTTGGACGAGAAAATACATTAGTAACTGGACTTTCCCCGTCAGCAAAAGTGGCGATGATTGCTGAAAAATATACACAAAGCAATCAACAGTTACTATTAATTACTAACAATTTATATCAAGCGGATAAATTAGAAACAGACTTGTTACAATTCGTAGATGCAGAGGAATTATATAAGTATCCAGTACAGGATATTATGACTGAAGAATTTTCAACACAAAGCCCTCAACTGATGAGTGAACGTATTAGAACATTAACTGCGTTAGCTCAAGGTAAGAAAGGGTTATTTATCGTTCCTCTTAATGGCTTGAAAAAGTGGTTGACGCCAGTAGAAATGTGGCAAAGTCATCAAATGACATTGCGAGTTGGCGATGATATCGACGTGGATCAATTGCTTAATAAATTGGTTAATATGGGGTATAAACGAGAATCGGTTGTTTCTCATATCGGCGAATTTTCATTGCGCGGTGGTATCATTGATATTTTTCCACTTATTGGGCAACCTGTTAGAATTGAACTTTTCGATACTGAAATTGATTCGATTCGAGATTTTGATGTTGAAACACAGCGTTCAAAAGATAATACAGAGGAAGTTGATATTACAACTGCAAGTGATTATATCATTACAGATGAAGTGATTAATCATCTTAAAGCAGAACTGAAAGCGGCTTATGAAAATACGAGACCAAAAATTGATAAATCAGTACGTAATGATTTGAAAGAAACATATGAGAGTTTTAAATTGTTCGAAAGTACTTATTTTGATCATCAAATACTACGACGTTTAGTGGCATTTATGTATGATAAACCTTCGACAATTATAGATTATTTTCAAAAAGATGCAATTGTTGCTATTGATGAATTTAATCGCATAAAAGAAACTGAGGAAAGTCTTACTACAGAATCAGATGCATTTATAAGTAATATTATTGAAAGTGGTAATGGCTTTATTGGACAAAGTTTTATAAAATATGATGATTTTGAAACATTGATTGAAGGCTATCCGGCTACTTATTTTTCATTATTTGCAACAACAATGCCGATAAAACTAAGTCATATTATTAAATTTTCATGTAAACCTGTACAACAATTTTATGGTCAATATGATATTATGCGCTCAGAATTCCAACGTTATGTCAATCAGAATTACCGTATCGTTGTGTTAGTTGAGACTGAAACGAAAGTTGAACGCATGCAAGCAATGTTAAGTGAAATGCATATTCCTTCAGTTACAAACATGCACAGCTCAATGTTGGCAGGGCAGGCCGTCATTATTGAAGGTAGTTTGTCAGAAGGATTCGAATTACCAGATATGGGACTAGTTGTTATAACTGAACGAGAGCTTTTTAAATCGAAACAGAAAAAGCAACGAAAACGTACAAAAGCTATTTCAAATGCTGAAAAAATAAAGTCGTACCAAGATTTAAATGTAGGGGATTATATTGTCCATGTACATCATGGTGTGGGTAGATATCTAGGTGTTGAAACTCTAGAAGTCGGACAAACACATCGTGATTACATTAAATTACAGTATAAAGGTACGGATCAATTGTTTGTACCTGTTGATCAAATGGATCAAGTTCAAAAATATGTAGCTTCAGAAGATAAGACGCCGAAATTAAACAAACTTGGCGGTAGTGAGTGGAAAAAAACGAAAGCTAAAGTTCAACAAAGCGTTGAAGATATTGCTGAAGAGTTAATCGATCTTTATAAAGAACGAGAAATGGCGGAAGGTTATCAATTTGGACCTGACACTGCTGAGCAAACTACATTTGAATTAGATTTTCCGTATGAACTTACGCCAGACCAAGCAAAATCTATTGATGAAATTAAAGAGGACATGCAAAAATCACGCCCAATGGATCGCCTATTATGTGGTGATGTTGGTTATGGTAAAACCGAAGTCGCAGTTCGAGCAGCATTCAAAGCTGTAATGGAAGGGAAACAAGTTGCGTTTTTAGTACCTACAACTATTTTAGCGCAACAGCATTATGAAACATTAATTGAGCGTATGCAGGATTTTCCAGTTGAAATTCAATTAATGAGTCGCTTTAGAACGCCTAAAGAAATCAAACAAACAAAAGAAGGACTTAAGACTGGTTTCGTTGACATTGTTGTTGGTACACATAAGTTGCTCAGCAAAGATATCCAATATAAAGATTTAGGGTTATTAATTGTCGACGAAGAACAGCGTTTTGGTGTTCGTCATAAAGAACGCATCAAGACATTAAAACACAATGTTGATGTATTAACTTTAACGGCAACGCCTATACCGAGAACACTTCATATGAGTATGTTAGGTGTACGTGATTTGTCAGTAATTGAAACGCCACCTGAAAATCGTTTTCCAGTACAAACATATGTGTTAGAACAAAATATGAGTTTTATTAAAGAAGCGTTAGAGAGAGAATTGTCTCGTGGCGGACAAGTGTTTTACTTGTACAATAAAGTGCAATCTATTTATGAAAAGCGTGAACAGCTTCAAATGTTAATGCCTGATGCTAATATCGCAGTTGCTCATGGTCAAATGACGGAACGAGATTTAGAAGAAACGATGTTAAGTTTTATCAATAATGAATATGACATTTTGGTTACGACAACGATTATAGAAACTGGTGTCGATGTTCCAAATGCGAATACTTTAATCATTGAAGACGCAGATCGTTTTGGATTAAGTCAATTGTATCAATTAAGAGGTCGTGTTGGGCGCTCAAGTCGAATTGGATATGCCTATTTCTTACATCCAGCAAACAAAGTGTTAACTGAAACGGCTGAAGACCGATTGCAAGCTATTAAAGAGTTTACAGAATTGGGTTCTGGATTTAAGATTGCAATGCGTGACTTAAATATACGTGGTGCAGGTAACTTATTAGGTAAGCAACAACATGGCTTTATTGACACAGTTGGATTTGATTTATATAGCCAAATGTTAGAAGAAGCTGTAAATGAAAAACGCGGTATTAAAGAACCGGAACCTGATGTGCCAGAAGTTGAAGTTGATTTAAACTTAGATGCATATTTACCTACTGAGTATATAACAAATGAGCAAGCTAAGATTGAAATTTATAAAAAACTACGTAAAACAGAAACACATGAGCAAATCATGGATATTAAAGATGAGTTGATCGATCGTTTTAATGATTATCCGGTTGAAGTTGAACGTTTACTCGATATTGTAGAAATAAAAGTACATGCACTGCATGCAGGTATTACGTTAATTAAAGATAAAGGAAAAACAATTGATATTCATTTATCTGTAAAAGCTACTGAAAACATTGATGGTGAAGTGTTGTTTAAAGCCACACAACCCCTAGGTAGAACAATGAAAGTTGGCGTACAAAATAATGAAATGACGATAACATTAACGAAACAAAATCAATGGCTAGATAGTCTTAAGTTTCTAGTGAGATGTATCGAAGAAAGTATGAGAATAAGTGATGAAGCATAA
- a CDS encoding polysaccharide biosynthesis protein has protein sequence MKHKEAFNGVVVLTAALIVIKILSAVYRIPYQNILGDTGLYAYQQVYPIVALGMILSMNAIPSAITQSIGQNHNDHAFAKACIYIQMIGISIFVLIFAFAKHIAQIMGDIHLTSMIQAASLSFIFIGMLGVLRGYYQTANNMTVPAISQVIEQVIRVGIIIGTIVIFIDKGWNIYEAGTIAILASTIGFLGSSIYLIAHRPFKFKLVNNNAKIAWKQLMLSILIFAISQLIVILWQVIDSVTIIHSLQATRVPFNIAITEKGVYDRGASFIQMGLIVTTTFSFALIPLLSDAIKMKKHVLMNRYANASLKITILISTAAGIGLINLLPLMNSVFFKTNDLTLTLSIYMLTVICVSLIMMDMALLQAQHAVRPIFIGMTSGLIVKFLFNIILIRSSGIIGASISTVVSLIIFGAIIHIAVTKKYHLYAMRRFFINVVIGMIFMSIVVQLVLFIVVTHGRITGLIELLCAAFLGIAALFYYIFKFNVLTYKELTYLPFGSKLYQMKKGRR, from the coding sequence ATGAAGCATAAAGAGGCATTTAATGGCGTTGTTGTATTAACTGCTGCATTAATTGTTATAAAAATTCTAAGTGCTGTGTATCGGATTCCATATCAAAATATATTAGGTGATACAGGTTTATATGCCTATCAACAAGTGTATCCTATCGTAGCATTAGGTATGATATTGTCCATGAATGCTATTCCAAGTGCAATTACACAAAGCATAGGTCAAAATCATAATGACCATGCATTTGCGAAAGCGTGCATATACATTCAAATGATTGGTATATCGATATTTGTTTTAATCTTTGCGTTTGCAAAACATATTGCTCAGATTATGGGAGACATTCATTTGACTTCAATGATACAGGCTGCAAGTTTAAGCTTTATATTTATAGGTATGCTAGGTGTTTTAAGAGGATATTACCAAACTGCAAATAATATGACGGTTCCAGCTATTTCCCAGGTTATAGAACAAGTGATTCGAGTAGGTATCATTATCGGAACTATCGTTATTTTTATAGATAAAGGGTGGAATATCTATGAAGCTGGTACCATTGCTATTTTAGCATCAACAATTGGATTTCTAGGTTCATCGATATACTTAATTGCACATAGACCTTTTAAATTCAAATTAGTAAATAATAATGCCAAGATAGCTTGGAAGCAGCTTATGCTTTCAATTCTAATTTTTGCGATAAGTCAACTCATAGTTATTTTGTGGCAAGTAATTGATAGTGTAACGATCATTCATTCATTACAAGCAACGCGTGTGCCATTTAATATTGCTATTACTGAAAAAGGTGTTTATGATCGAGGCGCCTCATTTATTCAAATGGGCTTAATTGTAACGACAACGTTTAGTTTTGCGTTAATCCCTTTGCTAAGTGATGCGATTAAAATGAAAAAGCATGTATTAATGAATCGTTATGCAAATGCTTCTTTGAAAATTACAATTTTAATTAGTACAGCAGCCGGTATCGGATTAATCAATTTATTACCTTTGATGAATAGCGTATTTTTTAAAACAAATGATTTAACGTTAACATTAAGTATTTATATGCTTACAGTGATTTGTGTATCTTTAATTATGATGGATATGGCATTGCTACAAGCACAACATGCTGTGAGACCTATATTTATTGGTATGACTTCAGGATTAATAGTTAAATTTTTATTTAATATAATTTTAATTCGTTCAAGTGGCATTATTGGTGCAAGTATAAGTACTGTTGTATCATTAATTATATTCGGTGCAATTATTCACATTGCTGTAACTAAAAAGTATCATCTGTATGCGATGCGACGATTTTTCATAAATGTCGTTATCGGCATGATATTCATGTCAATAGTTGTCCAACTCGTTTTATTTATCGTGGTCACACACGGTCGAATAACTGGACTTATTGAATTATTATGTGCAGCTTTTTTAGGTATTGCAGCATTGTTTTACTATATTTTTAAATTCAATGTACTGACGTACAAAGAGTTGACTTATTTACCATTCGGTTCAAAATTGTATCAGATGAAGAAAGGAAGACGTTGA
- a CDS encoding MazG nucleotide pyrophosphohydrolase domain-containing protein — MANTITIVGLGNYDIDDLPLGIYKFLKAQDIVYARTIDHPVVQSLKDELAFESFDHVYEKHDQFEDVYDEIVEKLVALSSEKDIVYAVPGHPRVAETTTVKLQAFADNHANINVEILGGKSFIDDVFEAVNIDPNDGFTLLDATSLQEVTLNVRTHTLITQVYSAMVAADLKITLMERYPDDYPVQIVTGAHSNGAENVVTCPLYELDHDEKAFNNLTSVFIPKITTQSYLYNDFDFATEVIDTLVDDEKGCPWDKAQTHDTLKRYLLEETFELFEAIDNEDDWHMIEELGDILLQVLLHTSIGKKEGYMDIKEVITGLNTKMIHRHPHIFGNAHAESIEDLKEIWTKAKEAEGKQSRVKFEKVFAEHFLNLYEETKDKSLDEAELKQWLEKGERNK; from the coding sequence ATGGCAAATACCATTACGATTGTTGGCTTAGGTAATTATGATATAGACGATTTACCACTAGGTATTTATAAATTTTTGAAGGCACAGGACATTGTCTATGCTAGGACGATTGACCATCCGGTTGTTCAGTCTTTGAAAGATGAATTGGCATTTGAAAGTTTTGATCACGTTTATGAAAAACATGATCAGTTTGAAGATGTCTATGATGAAATTGTAGAGAAATTGGTCGCGCTCTCTTCTGAAAAAGATATTGTCTATGCGGTTCCGGGACATCCTAGGGTTGCTGAGACAACGACAGTTAAATTGCAAGCATTTGCGGATAATCATGCTAATATTAATGTAGAGATTTTAGGTGGGAAAAGCTTTATAGATGACGTGTTTGAAGCAGTAAATATTGATCCGAACGATGGATTTACCTTGTTAGATGCTACATCTTTGCAAGAAGTGACATTGAATGTTAGAACTCATACATTGATTACTCAAGTGTACAGTGCGATGGTAGCTGCTGATTTAAAAATTACGTTAATGGAACGTTATCCTGATGATTATCCTGTTCAAATTGTCACGGGTGCACACAGCAATGGTGCTGAAAACGTTGTGACTTGCCCTTTATATGAATTAGATCACGATGAAAAGGCGTTCAATAATTTAACTAGTGTATTTATTCCCAAAATAACAACACAATCTTATTTGTATAATGACTTTGATTTCGCAACTGAGGTGATTGATACTTTAGTTGATGATGAAAAAGGTTGCCCATGGGATAAAGCGCAAACGCACGATACTTTAAAACGATATTTACTTGAAGAAACCTTTGAATTATTCGAAGCTATTGACAATGAAGATGATTGGCATATGATTGAAGAGCTAGGAGATATTTTATTACAAGTGTTATTGCATACAAGTATTGGTAAAAAAGAAGGGTATATGGATATAAAAGAAGTCATTACGGGTTTAAATACTAAAATGATTCATAGGCATCCACATATATTTGGCAATGCACATGCTGAATCGATTGAAGATTTAAAAGAGATATGGACTAAGGCTAAAGAAGCTGAAGGTAAGCAATCAAGAGTTAAATTTGAAAAAGTGTTTGCTGAGCATTTTTTAAACTTATACGAAGAGACTAAAGATAAATCATTAGATGAAGCTGAGTTGAAACAATGGTTAGAGAAGGGGGAGCGCAATAAATGA
- a CDS encoding RNA-binding S4 domain-containing protein: MRLDKYLKVSRLIKRRTLAKEVSDQGRITINGNIAKAGSDVKVEDVLTIRFGQKLVTVKVTALNEHASKDNAKGMYEIIEEQRLNEV; this comes from the coding sequence ATGAGGTTAGACAAATATTTGAAAGTTTCGCGACTAATTAAAAGACGTACGTTAGCTAAAGAAGTAAGCGACCAAGGACGAATTACAATCAATGGTAATATTGCTAAAGCTGGATCTGATGTCAAAGTGGAAGACGTCTTAACGATTCGCTTCGGTCAAAAATTAGTAACTGTAAAAGTAACAGCATTAAATGAACATGCATCTAAAGATAATGCAAAGGGGATGTATGAAATTATTGAAGAGCAAAGACTTAATGAAGTGTAA
- the divIC gene encoding cell division protein DivIC, whose amino-acid sequence MKNKVEHIENQYTSQENKKKQRQKMKMRVVRRRITVFAGVLLAIIIILSILLVVQKHRNDVDAQERKAKEEQFQKQQNEEIALKEKLNNLNDKDYIEKIARDDYYLSNKGEVIFRLPNDKGSSNSDSSKK is encoded by the coding sequence ATGAAAAATAAAGTAGAACATATAGAAAATCAGTATACATCACAAGAAAATAAGAAAAAACAACGTCAAAAAATGAAAATGCGTGTTGTTCGTAGGCGAATTACGGTTTTCGCGGGTGTATTACTTGCGATAATTATTATTTTATCAATCTTGCTTGTTGTCCAAAAACACCGTAATGATGTTGATGCACAAGAACGAAAAGCGAAAGAAGAGCAATTTCAAAAACAACAAAATGAAGAAATAGCATTAAAAGAGAAATTGAATAATCTAAATGACAAAGATTATATTGAAAAAATTGCCCGTGATGATTATTATCTAAGCAATAAAGGGGAAGTAATATTTAGACTTCCTAATGACAAGGGTTCGTCAAACTCTGATTCGTCAAAAAAATAA
- a CDS encoding S1 domain-containing RNA-binding protein — protein MSIEVGNKLKGKVTGIKKFGAFVELPEGKSGLVHISEVADNYVENVEEHLTVGDEVDVKVLSIADDGKISLSIKKAKDRPRRQHTSKPSHHKPVQKAEDFEKKLSNFLKDSEDKLTSIKRQTESRRGGKGSRR, from the coding sequence ATGTCAATCGAAGTTGGAAATAAGCTTAAAGGTAAAGTCACTGGTATCAAAAAGTTTGGTGCATTCGTAGAATTACCTGAAGGAAAAAGTGGTTTAGTTCACATTAGTGAAGTAGCAGATAATTATGTTGAAAACGTAGAAGAGCACTTAACTGTAGGTGATGAAGTCGACGTAAAAGTATTATCAATTGCTGACGATGGCAAAATTAGTCTTTCAATTAAAAAAGCGAAAGATCGTCCACGAAGACAACATACAAGTAAACCAAGTCATCATAAACCAGTACAAAAAGCCGAAGATTTTGAAAAGAAATTAAGCAATTTCTTAAAAGATAGTGAAGACAAATTAACTTCAATCAAACGTCAAACAGAATCTAGACGCGGTGGTAAAGGTTCTAGACGTTAA
- the tilS gene encoding tRNA lysidine(34) synthetase TilS gives MQLNSSGWHRDDHLVVAVSTGIDSMCLLYQLLNEYKDSYRRLTCLHVNHGVRLASEEEGQFLTAYCKRHHIDLHIKKLDLSHSLDRNISIQNEARIKRYQWFDEMMVALEADVLLTAHHLDDQLETIMYRVFSGKSTRNRLGIDELSKREGYYIYRPLLTVSKNEIQQFQVENEIPYYEDASNQDNKYVRNDIRNRIIPAIDENEQLKVSHLLKLKHWHDEQYDILQRKATQFITEFVKFDEQLMKLEMPRQVFNDLPEHLKMVIFDRVLSKHFKLFNISDRTYDDWFQQFKSKKAQFSINLTEKWIIQIAYGKLIIMAKNNGDTYFRVQIIDKPGNYIFDKYLLEIHSNLPKSLFPLTVRTRKSGDTFKLNGRDGYKKVNRLFIDQKVPQWFRDQIPVILDKQQRIIAVGDLYQQQQLKQWIIISKNGDE, from the coding sequence ATGCAGTTGAATAGTAGTGGTTGGCATAGAGATGATCATCTTGTTGTTGCTGTTTCTACAGGAATTGATAGTATGTGCTTATTGTACCAACTCCTAAATGAATACAAAGATAGCTATAGACGGTTGACTTGTTTACATGTTAATCATGGTGTTAGGTTAGCATCAGAAGAAGAAGGTCAATTTTTAACGGCATATTGTAAACGACATCACATAGATTTACATATTAAGAAATTAGATTTATCCCATAGTTTAGATAGAAATATAAGTATACAAAATGAAGCTCGAATTAAACGATATCAATGGTTTGATGAGATGATGGTGGCTTTAGAAGCGGATGTCTTATTAACAGCACATCACCTAGACGATCAACTTGAAACAATCATGTACCGTGTTTTTAGTGGGAAATCAACGCGTAATAGGTTGGGTATAGATGAACTTTCTAAACGGGAAGGTTATTATATTTATCGTCCGTTATTAACTGTTTCTAAAAATGAAATTCAACAATTCCAGGTTGAGAACGAAATACCATATTATGAAGATGCGTCTAATCAAGATAATAAATATGTTAGAAATGACATACGAAATAGAATCATTCCAGCTATTGATGAAAATGAGCAACTTAAAGTTTCGCATTTATTAAAATTAAAACATTGGCACGATGAGCAGTATGATATTTTACAACGTAAAGCGACGCAATTTATTACAGAGTTTGTGAAGTTTGACGAACAGTTAATGAAATTAGAAATGCCGAGACAAGTTTTTAATGATTTACCGGAGCATTTAAAAATGGTTATATTTGATCGCGTTTTATCTAAACATTTCAAGTTATTTAATATTAGTGATAGAACGTATGATGATTGGTTTCAACAATTTAAAAGTAAGAAAGCGCAATTCAGCATTAATCTTACAGAAAAATGGATAATTCAAATCGCATATGGTAAATTAATAATAATGGCTAAAAATAATGGCGATACATATTTTAGAGTTCAAATTATTGATAAGCCAGGTAATTATATTTTTGACAAATATCTATTAGAGATACATTCTAATTTACCAAAAAGTTTATTTCCACTTACAGTGAGGACAAGAAAAAGTGGTGATACATTTAAACTTAATGGGCGTGATGGTTATAAGAAAGTTAATCGCTTGTTTATAGATCAGAAAGTACCTCAGTGGTTTCGTGATCAAATTCCAGTTATATTGGATAAACAGCAACGCATTATTGCGGTAGGGGATTTATATCAACAACAACAATTAAAGCAATGGATTATAATTAGTAAAAATGGAGATGAATAG
- the hpt gene encoding hypoxanthine phosphoribosyltransferase, which translates to MHNDLKEVLLTEEDIQNICKELGAQLTKDYKDKPLVCVGILKGSAMFMSDLIKRIDTHLSIDFMDVSSYHGGTESTGEVQIIKDLGSSIENKDVLIIEDILETGTTLKSITELLQSRKVNSLEIVTLLDKPNRRKADIEAKYVGKKIPDEFVVGYGLDYRELYRNLPYIGTLKPEVYSN; encoded by the coding sequence ATGCATAATGATTTAAAGGAAGTATTGTTAACTGAAGAAGATATCCAAAATATCTGTAAAGAATTGGGAGCGCAATTAACAAAGGACTACAAAGATAAACCATTAGTATGTGTTGGAATTTTAAAAGGTTCAGCAATGTTTATGTCAGATTTAATTAAGCGCATCGATACACATCTATCAATTGATTTCATGGATGTTTCAAGTTATCACGGTGGTACTGAATCAACTGGTGAGGTACAAATTATTAAAGATTTAGGTTCTTCTATTGAAAATAAAGATGTCTTAATCATTGAAGATATTTTAGAGACTGGTACGACACTTAAGTCAATTACTGAATTATTGCAATCTAGAAAAGTTAATTCATTAGAAATAGTTACATTACTAGATAAGCCGAATCGTCGTAAAGCTGATATTGAAGCTAAGTACGTTGGTAAAAAAATTCCGGATGAATTTGTTGTTGGATACGGTTTAGACTATCGCGAGTTATATAGAAACTTACCATATATTGGTACGTTAAAACCTGAAGTATATTCAAATTAA